One part of the Gemmatimonadota bacterium genome encodes these proteins:
- a CDS encoding protein kinase, which produces MDTERFQRLERLFLEASELPPEARAALLQRVGADDPRLRVELEALLASDEASAGFLDSPVEKGLLAAVAGKEAAAGVRIGPYRVLGELGRGGMGTVVLAERADGEYEASVAIKLVQSGIPGDELSRRFRAERQILARLVHPHIARLLDGGTTERGVPYVVMEYVEGHPIDAYADQLRLGLRERVQLFLGVCAAVQHAHEQGVVHRDLKPANILVDASGAPKLLDFGIAKVLDDAEGGDVTRTVARRLTPEYASPEQVRGESVGPATDVYGLGAVLYRLLTGAAPRAGVGTSLLELERAWESGPPPSPSQRAATRAPADVPTGDPERWRRALTGDLDNIALMALRTEPERRYPSAAALADDLERWLQGRPVLARGDAPLYRVGKFLRRHRAQVAVAGIAASAAALLVTLREPVATEPVSPPPLDDDRVAVEVFANRTGDPALDPLGAMAMDWTVEGLAQTGLVEVVPGTVALAQQADSSPDGEPSALRLARWNGAATVVTGAIDAVGDSLVARATILDARSGTLLLSVTPVRAPVDDARALLQPLRQRVAGALASVLEPLLNDHVRLLDDPPGYAPYAEFIAGVEAYMRLDDTLALTHLQRAMALDSTYTAAQLTAVLPLVNLGRFVEADSLAEHVEDTAGPDLAPFERMALDFLLAFLDGNRAEAAIHSARGAELAPTSILAYQAARDALDLGRPAEAITRLTAIAPDRGFMAGWLPYWSVLTQAYHMVGDHRGELAAARRGRAQHPASLRILVSEIEAQAARGRLLALRSLLTEARGLDPQLGWTAERAGLVAVRELRAHGHTRDLALALREVRRALAEAPAPSSADEALGLALAHYEAEEWASAGRILRTAPVDTTQLGRLRHDALSALVDVRLGVSDGRAAAARLEADRAPYRMGEPRFWAARLHAVAGRPEEALAALTAAFGEGFPRSIELHREQDLTRLAEVPGWEGLLRPGGG; this is translated from the coding sequence GTGGACACCGAGCGCTTCCAGCGTCTGGAGCGGCTGTTCCTGGAGGCGTCGGAGCTTCCGCCGGAGGCGCGGGCCGCGCTCCTCCAGCGGGTGGGTGCGGACGATCCGCGGCTGCGGGTCGAGCTCGAGGCGCTGCTCGCATCCGACGAGGCCAGCGCGGGCTTCCTCGATTCCCCCGTGGAGAAGGGACTGCTGGCGGCCGTGGCCGGGAAGGAGGCGGCGGCCGGCGTGCGGATCGGACCCTACCGGGTGCTGGGCGAGCTCGGCCGCGGCGGCATGGGCACCGTGGTCCTGGCCGAGCGCGCGGACGGCGAGTACGAGGCGAGCGTGGCCATCAAGCTCGTGCAGAGCGGCATCCCCGGCGACGAGCTGAGCCGGCGCTTCCGCGCCGAGCGCCAGATCCTGGCGCGCCTGGTCCACCCGCACATCGCGCGGCTGCTGGACGGCGGCACGACCGAACGCGGCGTGCCGTACGTGGTCATGGAGTACGTCGAAGGTCATCCGATCGACGCGTACGCCGACCAGCTCCGGCTCGGCCTGCGCGAGCGCGTGCAACTCTTCCTGGGCGTGTGTGCGGCGGTGCAGCACGCGCACGAGCAGGGCGTGGTGCACCGGGACCTCAAGCCCGCCAACATCCTGGTGGACGCGAGCGGTGCGCCCAAGCTGCTCGACTTCGGGATCGCCAAGGTGCTGGACGACGCCGAGGGTGGCGATGTCACCCGCACGGTCGCCCGCCGGCTCACGCCGGAGTACGCGAGCCCCGAGCAGGTCCGGGGCGAGTCGGTGGGCCCCGCGACCGACGTGTACGGGCTGGGGGCGGTCCTCTATCGACTGCTCACCGGGGCTGCGCCGCGCGCCGGCGTGGGGACGTCCCTGCTGGAGCTCGAACGCGCCTGGGAGTCCGGGCCCCCGCCCAGCCCCAGCCAGCGGGCCGCGACCCGCGCACCTGCCGACGTGCCGACGGGCGATCCTGAACGCTGGCGGCGCGCGCTGACCGGCGATCTCGACAACATCGCCCTCATGGCGCTGCGCACGGAGCCCGAGCGACGCTACCCGTCCGCCGCGGCGCTGGCGGACGACCTGGAGCGCTGGCTGCAGGGCCGTCCCGTGCTCGCGCGCGGGGACGCGCCGCTGTACCGCGTGGGCAAGTTCCTGAGGCGGCACCGGGCGCAGGTGGCCGTGGCGGGCATCGCCGCCTCCGCAGCCGCGCTCCTGGTCACGTTGCGGGAGCCGGTCGCGACCGAGCCGGTATCTCCGCCTCCGCTGGACGACGACCGCGTCGCCGTCGAGGTGTTCGCCAATCGCACCGGCGATCCCGCGCTGGATCCGCTCGGCGCCATGGCCATGGACTGGACCGTGGAGGGCCTGGCCCAGACCGGCCTGGTGGAAGTCGTGCCGGGGACGGTCGCTCTGGCCCAGCAGGCGGATTCCAGCCCGGACGGGGAGCCCAGCGCGCTGCGTCTGGCGCGTTGGAACGGAGCCGCGACCGTGGTGACCGGCGCCATCGATGCGGTCGGCGATTCGCTCGTGGCGCGTGCGACGATCCTCGACGCGCGCAGCGGCACGCTGCTGCTGTCGGTGACGCCGGTGCGCGCGCCGGTGGACGATGCCCGCGCGCTGCTGCAGCCCCTGCGGCAGCGCGTGGCGGGCGCGCTCGCCAGCGTGCTGGAGCCGTTGCTGAACGATCACGTCCGGTTGCTGGACGATCCGCCGGGGTACGCGCCCTACGCGGAGTTCATCGCCGGCGTCGAGGCCTACATGCGCCTGGACGACACGCTCGCGCTCACGCACCTGCAGCGCGCCATGGCGCTCGACTCCACCTACACGGCGGCGCAGCTCACCGCGGTGCTGCCGCTCGTCAACCTGGGCCGGTTCGTGGAAGCCGATTCGCTGGCCGAACACGTGGAGGACACCGCGGGTCCCGACCTCGCACCGTTCGAGCGGATGGCGCTCGACTTCCTGCTGGCGTTCCTGGACGGGAATCGCGCCGAGGCCGCCATCCACAGCGCGCGGGGTGCCGAGCTGGCGCCCACGTCCATCCTGGCCTACCAGGCCGCGCGCGACGCACTCGACCTGGGCCGGCCCGCGGAGGCCATCACGCGCCTGACGGCCATCGCGCCCGACCGCGGCTTCATGGCGGGTTGGCTCCCCTACTGGAGCGTGCTCACGCAGGCGTACCACATGGTCGGCGATCACCGGGGGGAGCTGGCCGCGGCGCGCCGCGGCCGCGCGCAGCATCCGGCTTCGCTCCGGATCCTGGTCTCCGAGATCGAGGCCCAGGCGGCCCGCGGTCGCCTGCTGGCGCTGCGCTCGCTCCTGACCGAGGCGCGCGGTCTGGACCCGCAGCTCGGCTGGACCGCCGAGCGGGCGGGGCTGGTGGCGGTGCGGGAGCTGAGGGCGCACGGCCACACGCGCGACCTGGCGCTCGCCCTGCGCGAGGTCCGTCGCGCGCTGGCGGAGGCCCCCGCACCCAGCTCCGCGGACGAGGCCCTGGGCCTGGCGCTGGCGCACTACGAAGCCGAGGAGTGGGCCAGCGCGGGGCGCATCCTCCGGACCGCCCCCGTCGACACCACGCAGCTCGGCCGCCTGCGCCATGACGCGCTCTCCGCCCTGGTGGACGTGCGGCTGGGTGTGAGCGACGGCCGGGCCGCCGCAGCGCGCCTCGAGGCCGACCGCGCGCCTTACCGGATGGGCGAGCCGCGGTTCTGGGCCGCGCGCCTGCACGCGGTGGCGGGGCGACCGGAGGAGGCGCTGGCGGCGTTGACCGCGGCATTCGGCGAGGGGTTCCCCCGCTCGATCGAGCTGCACCGCGAGCAGGATCTGACGCGCCTCGCCGAGGTGCCGGGATGGGAGGGGTTGCTGCGGCCCGGTGGGGGGTGA
- a CDS encoding prevent-host-death protein, which yields MKAVGIKVLKNRLSHYVRLAQAGETVLVTDRDEVVAELRPPTPGRARDLHDARLAEMVRSGVLRPASAPREGGPPQIARLPLREVLEGLSQDRADRG from the coding sequence ATGAAGGCCGTCGGGATCAAGGTCCTCAAGAACCGCCTGAGCCACTACGTACGCCTGGCCCAAGCGGGCGAAACCGTGCTCGTCACGGACCGGGACGAGGTCGTCGCCGAATTGCGCCCACCGACGCCGGGCCGCGCGCGCGATCTCCACGACGCCCGCCTGGCCGAGATGGTGCGTTCGGGGGTGTTGCGACCCGCGAGCGCGCCCCGGGAGGGAGGACCCCCGCAGATCGCGCGGCTCCCCCTGCGCGAAGTGCTCGAAGGCCTTTCCCAGGATCGGGCGGATCGCGGGTAG
- a CDS encoding type II toxin-antitoxin system VapC family toxin: protein MVYLDTSVVLAQLLAEDVRPPAALWDQPLVASRLTEYELITRLRALDLSGTEEALASFRAQVSLIDLSDALVRESFESLPKGLRTLDALHLASALFLRDQGVDVRIATYDGRLAAAASEMGFGLYPLDLPPG from the coding sequence ATGGTCTACCTCGACACCTCGGTGGTGCTGGCCCAGCTCCTGGCCGAGGACGTCCGGCCGCCGGCCGCGCTGTGGGACCAGCCCTTGGTGGCCAGCCGCCTGACCGAATACGAGCTGATCACGCGCCTGAGGGCGCTCGACCTGTCCGGGACGGAGGAGGCGCTGGCGTCGTTTCGTGCCCAGGTGTCGCTCATCGACCTCAGCGATGCCCTGGTGCGCGAGTCCTTCGAGTCGCTGCCCAAGGGCCTGCGCACGCTCGACGCCCTCCACCTGGCGTCGGCGCTCTTCCTGCGGGATCAGGGAGTCGACGTCCGCATCGCGACGTACGATGGCCGCCTGGCCGCGGCGGCGTCGGAGATGGGCTTCGGGCTGTATCCGCTGGACCTGCCGCCAGGCTGA
- a CDS encoding acyl-CoA dehydrogenase family protein, with protein sequence MDFGWTEAQEARYREALAFARTELADPALEQRDREGTFSRELWMRCARAGILGLSVPEDYGGTATELSTAVRVMEALGEGCPDNGLTFALNAQIWTVQLPIVRFGSEAQKQRFLPGLCAGTLLGAHALTEPGSGSDAYALTMRAERVDGGYRLTGRKRLVTLAPLADVALVFATVDPEKGRWGITAFLVERGAEGYSAGPMQHKMGLRTVPIGEIVLDGCFVPEAHRLGPEGAGVSISNHSLEVERCCILASQLGAMERQLAGAIAYAKSRRQFGQAIGKFQSVSNRIADMRLRLETARLLLYKVAWLVEAGRPAMLEAALLKLHLSEAFVESGLDAVRIHGGVGYLSETGVERDLRDAVGGVLYAGTSDIQRAIVARLLGL encoded by the coding sequence ATGGACTTCGGCTGGACCGAGGCGCAGGAGGCGCGCTACCGCGAAGCGCTGGCGTTCGCGCGCACGGAGCTGGCCGACCCCGCGCTCGAACAACGCGACCGCGAGGGCACGTTCTCGCGCGAGCTTTGGATGAGGTGCGCGCGGGCCGGGATCCTGGGCCTCTCGGTGCCGGAGGACTACGGCGGGACCGCCACGGAGCTCTCCACGGCGGTCCGCGTCATGGAGGCGCTCGGGGAGGGCTGCCCCGACAACGGGCTCACCTTCGCGCTGAACGCGCAGATCTGGACCGTGCAGCTGCCCATCGTGCGCTTCGGCAGCGAGGCACAGAAGCAGCGCTTCCTGCCTGGCCTCTGTGCGGGCACGCTGCTGGGTGCCCACGCGCTGACGGAGCCCGGGTCGGGCTCGGACGCATATGCGCTCACGATGCGGGCCGAACGCGTGGACGGCGGCTACCGACTGACGGGACGCAAGCGCCTGGTCACGCTGGCGCCGCTCGCGGACGTGGCGCTGGTGTTCGCCACGGTGGATCCGGAGAAAGGGCGGTGGGGCATCACCGCCTTCCTGGTGGAGCGCGGCGCGGAGGGCTACTCCGCCGGCCCCATGCAGCACAAGATGGGGCTGCGCACCGTGCCCATCGGCGAGATCGTGCTGGACGGCTGCTTCGTACCGGAGGCGCATCGCCTCGGCCCGGAAGGCGCAGGCGTCAGCATCTCCAACCACTCGCTGGAGGTGGAGCGCTGCTGCATCCTGGCCAGCCAGCTCGGCGCCATGGAGCGCCAGCTCGCCGGCGCCATCGCGTACGCGAAGAGCCGCCGGCAGTTCGGACAGGCGATCGGCAAGTTCCAGTCGGTGTCGAACCGCATCGCCGACATGCGCCTGCGGCTGGAGACGGCGCGGCTGCTGCTGTACAAGGTGGCCTGGCTGGTGGAAGCCGGCCGCCCGGCCATGCTGGAGGCGGCCCTGCTCAAGCTGCACCTGAGCGAGGCGTTCGTGGAGTCCGGCCTGGACGCGGTGCGCATCCACGGCGGCGTGGGCTACCTGAGCGAGACCGGCGTGGAGCGCGACCTGCGCGACGCCGTGGGCGGCGTGCTGTATGCGGGGACGTCGGATATCCAGCGCGCCATCGTGGCGCGGCTGCTGGGGCTGTGA
- a CDS encoding HupE/UreJ family protein, producing the protein MTLPTRLALATGLFLLLGLPAPAHAGEADAPPPRTRAFETASAGSAPAAIEGIGETALSAAVLAAAHEPGQSYVFLRVHDDSIVVRLEILEADLDQVLGLGWDVEQPLTDARIEAALPRIRAYAEGHFRMAAGGQTLEPVYQFFGQRAVDFGEYVLLEYLVEISPTPELLEFTYTPMFEVRPQHRNMLVIEHNFRTGTFNNEGNVSLIFSPRDPTQTLDLTRSSVWLGFWAFIKSGVWHIWIGIDHILFLVALVLPSVLTRREGRWEPVSSFRSALWNIVAIVTFFTIAHSVTLSLAALDVIRLPSTFVETVIALSIAAAALHNLFPAIRVREATIAFAFGLFHGFGFASVLGDVGLDNNYLVLSLLGFNLGVEIGQVAVIALIFPVLFLLRRTRLYMWILRGGSLFLIAVALLWAAERTFGFNIPLRTIARNLVSWLPGL; encoded by the coding sequence ATGACGCTCCCCACCCGCCTCGCCCTGGCCACCGGCCTGTTCCTCCTCCTGGGCCTGCCCGCTCCCGCGCATGCCGGCGAGGCGGACGCCCCTCCCCCGCGGACCCGCGCATTCGAGACCGCCAGCGCCGGATCCGCGCCCGCTGCGATCGAGGGCATCGGGGAAACCGCGCTGTCCGCCGCGGTCCTCGCGGCCGCCCACGAGCCCGGCCAGAGCTACGTTTTCCTGCGCGTCCACGACGACTCCATCGTCGTGCGCCTGGAGATCCTGGAGGCGGACCTGGACCAGGTGCTCGGCCTGGGATGGGACGTGGAGCAGCCGCTCACGGACGCGCGCATCGAGGCGGCGCTGCCTCGCATCCGGGCCTACGCGGAGGGCCACTTCCGGATGGCCGCGGGCGGGCAGACCCTGGAGCCGGTCTACCAGTTCTTCGGTCAGCGCGCCGTGGACTTCGGCGAATACGTACTGCTCGAGTACCTCGTGGAGATCAGCCCCACGCCCGAGCTGCTCGAGTTCACGTACACGCCGATGTTCGAGGTACGGCCTCAACACCGCAACATGCTGGTGATCGAGCACAACTTCCGCACCGGCACGTTCAACAACGAAGGCAACGTCTCCCTCATCTTCTCGCCGCGCGACCCCACGCAGACGCTCGATCTCACCCGTTCGTCCGTGTGGCTGGGCTTCTGGGCCTTCATCAAGTCCGGTGTGTGGCACATCTGGATCGGGATCGACCACATCCTGTTCCTGGTGGCCCTGGTGCTCCCGTCCGTCCTCACGCGCCGCGAGGGGAGGTGGGAGCCGGTGTCGAGCTTCCGGAGCGCGCTCTGGAACATCGTCGCCATCGTGACGTTCTTCACGATCGCGCACAGCGTCACGCTCAGCCTGGCCGCCCTGGACGTCATCCGCCTGCCGTCCACCTTCGTGGAGACGGTGATCGCGCTGTCCATCGCCGCGGCCGCGCTGCACAACCTGTTTCCCGCCATCCGGGTGCGCGAAGCCACCATCGCGTTCGCCTTCGGCCTCTTCCACGGCTTCGGCTTCGCGAGCGTCCTGGGCGACGTCGGGCTGGACAACAACTACCTGGTGCTGTCCCTGCTCGGGTTCAACCTGGGGGTGGAGATCGGGCAGGTGGCGGTGATCGCCCTGATCTTCCCGGTGTTGTTCCTGCTGCGCCGCACCCGGCTGTACATGTGGATCCTCAGGGGCGGTTCGCTCTTCCTCATCGCCGTGGCGCTGCTCTGGGCGGCCGAGCGCACCTTCGGGTTCAACATCCCGCTCCGCACCATCGCCCGGAATCTCGTCTCCTGGCTGCCGGGGCTCTGA